Proteins encoded together in one Spirochaeta cellobiosiphila DSM 17781 window:
- the pyk gene encoding pyruvate kinase — protein MKIDFTKRRAKMVCTLGPASSDYETILALGKAGMDVARFNFSHGSYDDHKRNYDIVRKVADDLKHPIAILQDLQGPKIRVQKFEEGQVELVEGARFTLTARDVPGTKDIVSVSHKNLHNDVSVGQSVLLDDGNLRLKVLSIENQDVHCEVVFGGILKNNKGVNLPESIVSIAALTEKDKKDLEFGMSLGVDYVALSFVQKPEDITEIKELISGYGKKTPVIAKIEKPQAVESLDAIIDLTDGVMIARGDLGVEMPTEVVPAIQKEIIRKCNNLGKPVITATQMLESMIYNPRPTRAEAADVANAVLDGSDAVMLSGETAAGKFPVEAAATMGKIISLIESKDIIPLDRRKPKHKGEYSVPLAIGDASSLTAEVVGAKAIVCLTTSGSTAKIISHFRPSKPIIALSNKLETLRSLAVYWGVRGVLVPDFNDNIDHAVQEVIDELKKEGMTKEGDILVVTAGLPFTAKRDTNMLRIETVR, from the coding sequence TTAGGTCCAGCTTCCTCCGACTATGAGACTATCTTGGCGTTGGGTAAGGCTGGAATGGATGTGGCGAGATTTAACTTTTCCCACGGTAGCTACGATGATCACAAAAGAAATTATGATATCGTTCGTAAAGTGGCTGATGACCTAAAGCACCCTATCGCTATTCTCCAGGATCTTCAAGGTCCAAAGATTCGTGTTCAGAAGTTCGAAGAAGGACAGGTAGAGTTAGTTGAAGGAGCTCGATTCACTTTAACGGCACGAGATGTTCCGGGAACGAAGGACATTGTCTCTGTATCACACAAAAATCTGCATAATGATGTAAGTGTAGGTCAAAGTGTGCTTCTTGATGACGGTAACTTAAGACTCAAAGTTTTAAGCATTGAAAATCAGGATGTTCATTGCGAAGTAGTCTTCGGAGGCATTCTGAAGAATAACAAAGGGGTAAACCTTCCTGAAAGCATCGTGTCTATCGCTGCTTTAACAGAGAAGGACAAAAAGGATCTAGAGTTTGGTATGTCCCTTGGTGTGGACTATGTGGCATTGAGCTTTGTTCAAAAGCCTGAAGATATTACTGAGATCAAAGAACTAATCAGTGGTTATGGCAAAAAGACTCCCGTCATTGCCAAAATCGAGAAACCCCAGGCTGTTGAATCATTAGACGCGATAATTGATCTAACAGACGGTGTGATGATTGCCCGTGGTGACTTAGGGGTGGAAATGCCTACAGAAGTTGTACCGGCTATTCAAAAAGAGATTATCAGGAAATGTAACAATCTAGGAAAACCTGTCATAACAGCCACTCAGATGCTTGAGTCTATGATATACAACCCTCGACCAACCCGCGCAGAAGCAGCTGATGTAGCTAATGCTGTATTAGACGGATCTGATGCGGTTATGTTGTCAGGAGAGACAGCCGCAGGTAAGTTCCCTGTGGAAGCAGCCGCTACCATGGGCAAAATAATCAGCCTTATTGAAAGCAAGGATATTATTCCTTTGGATCGGCGTAAGCCAAAGCATAAGGGCGAGTACTCTGTTCCCCTGGCTATTGGTGATGCCTCCAGTCTGACAGCGGAAGTCGTAGGGGCTAAGGCCATTGTTTGTTTAACAACCAGCGGATCTACCGCTAAAATTATAAGTCACTTTCGTCCTTCAAAGCCCATCATTGCTTTAAGTAATAAATTGGAGACCCTAAGGTCTCTAGCTGTGTACTGGGGTGTGAGAGGTGTTCTTGTTCCGGACTTTAATGACAATATTGACCATGCTGTTCAAGAAGTCATTGATGAATTAAAGAAGGAAGGAATGACCAAGGAAGGTGACATCCTTGTTGTAACAGCAGGACTACCTTTTACAGCAAAAAGGGATACCAATATGCTCCGCATTGAGACGGTACGCTAG
- a CDS encoding serine/threonine protein kinase, protein MSNSIGFEKLSPDLIIDSVEAALDENLTGFTQAYPSYINRVYEVHTEDGERIIAKFYRPGRWSRAGLLEEHHFLYELDEAEIPVVAPFYLQDTTSLVSAEGIPFALFPKRSGRGFEAEDFNSYRRLGTLIGRVHLIGRQKPAEHRFRMKPSSVHEYLKNIIEEDLMPSGLGKTFQSLSDILVQRLTEAFHNVPLQRIHGDLHRANILDRMEQGLLLIDFDDMMMGPPVQDLWLLLPDYREFCKSEINALLEGYTSVCDFNYKTLDLIEPLRAMRMIYFLAWQVKQRQDKGFDKHFPDWGTNAFWNKEIIDLQEQLNRI, encoded by the coding sequence TTGAGCAACAGCATTGGTTTTGAAAAGCTATCTCCTGATCTGATTATTGACTCTGTAGAAGCCGCCCTGGATGAGAACCTCACAGGTTTTACCCAGGCCTATCCGTCCTACATAAATCGAGTCTATGAAGTACACACAGAAGATGGTGAACGTATTATTGCTAAATTTTACCGGCCTGGACGGTGGTCCAGAGCCGGTCTATTAGAGGAACATCACTTTCTCTACGAACTGGACGAAGCGGAAATCCCTGTGGTGGCTCCCTTTTATCTGCAGGACACAACCTCTCTTGTCTCGGCTGAGGGCATTCCCTTTGCTTTGTTCCCCAAACGCTCAGGTCGTGGTTTTGAAGCAGAAGATTTCAACAGTTACAGGCGATTGGGCACCCTTATTGGGCGGGTTCATCTTATAGGGCGTCAAAAGCCCGCAGAACATAGGTTCCGAATGAAACCTTCTTCTGTGCATGAATATCTGAAAAACATTATAGAGGAAGACCTCATGCCCTCTGGACTGGGCAAAACCTTTCAATCTTTAAGTGACATACTGGTTCAACGCTTAACGGAAGCCTTTCACAATGTACCCCTGCAGCGTATCCATGGAGATCTGCACAGAGCCAATATTTTGGATCGCATGGAACAGGGACTACTTCTCATTGACTTTGATGATATGATGATGGGTCCCCCTGTTCAGGACCTATGGCTACTCCTTCCGGATTACAGGGAGTTTTGTAAATCCGAAATCAATGCCTTGTTGGAGGGCTATACTTCTGTTTGTGATTTTAATTACAAAACACTGGATCTGATAGAACCCCTAAGAGCTATGCGTATGATTTATTTCCTCGCGTGGCAGGTTAAACAGCGACAGGACAAAGGTTTTGATAAACATTTCCCTGATTGGGGGACTAATGCCTTCTGGAATAAGGAAATCATTGACTTACAAGAACAGTTGAATAGAATTTGA
- the malQ gene encoding 4-alpha-glucanotransferase, giving the protein MRHNRHCGVLLHPTSLPSKYGIGELGYEAHRFIDFLEQSGMSIWQVLPLGPTGYGDSPYSSFSTFAGNPLLISLDNLVGYEDLSMIDLADRPDFPEDRIDYGKVIEWKIPKLRLAAENFLSHKNKQTRHEAYKHFCKSKKKWLDDFALFMALKEHFQAKAQSEGVDGAIWSNYWDEDIALRDPLAIKKWKSELKSEIEIQKVWQFFFFCQWMDLKGYANLKGIQIIGDIPIFVAPDSADVWAHRDIFCLDEKGSPSVVAGVPPDYFSATGQRWGNPLYDWDKMKSTGFKWWIERIEATLELVDIIRVDHFRGFEAYWEIPAEEKTAVKGRWVKALGKDLFTKVRSKLGVLPILAEDLGEITEEVIELRDFFGFPGMNVLQFAFEGSASDPDGQNPFLPHNHNPNAVVYTGSHDNDTTRGWYDKACEADRDHVKSYFVCNDMDVVWAFVRAAIASVCQYAIIPMQDLLNLESDCRMNLPGKLGGNWGWRMYEDHMHHELAGSIRYLVQLYGRLPE; this is encoded by the coding sequence ATGAGGCATAATAGGCATTGCGGCGTTCTACTTCATCCTACATCTTTGCCCAGCAAGTACGGCATCGGTGAATTGGGTTACGAAGCTCATCGTTTTATAGATTTCCTGGAACAATCAGGAATGAGCATCTGGCAAGTATTACCACTAGGCCCTACTGGGTATGGTGATAGTCCTTATTCCAGTTTTTCAACCTTTGCAGGTAATCCCTTATTAATTAGTTTAGATAACCTTGTCGGTTATGAAGATCTGTCCATGATTGATCTGGCTGATCGTCCTGATTTTCCGGAAGATCGCATAGATTATGGTAAGGTCATAGAATGGAAAATCCCCAAGCTACGTTTAGCCGCTGAGAATTTCCTCAGCCATAAAAACAAACAAACACGACATGAAGCTTATAAACATTTTTGCAAGTCCAAAAAAAAATGGCTAGATGATTTTGCTCTCTTCATGGCTTTAAAGGAACACTTCCAGGCCAAGGCTCAATCAGAAGGGGTGGACGGGGCTATTTGGAGTAACTATTGGGATGAAGATATTGCCCTCAGAGATCCTCTAGCTATCAAAAAATGGAAGAGTGAATTGAAATCAGAGATAGAGATTCAGAAAGTCTGGCAGTTCTTTTTCTTTTGCCAATGGATGGATCTCAAGGGATATGCCAATCTTAAGGGCATCCAAATCATAGGTGATATTCCCATCTTTGTTGCCCCTGACAGTGCTGATGTCTGGGCTCACAGGGATATCTTCTGTCTGGATGAGAAGGGCAGTCCCTCTGTTGTGGCAGGTGTTCCCCCGGATTACTTCAGTGCCACAGGACAACGTTGGGGGAATCCCCTCTACGACTGGGACAAAATGAAATCTACCGGATTTAAATGGTGGATTGAACGTATTGAAGCTACCCTGGAACTAGTCGACATCATTCGGGTGGATCACTTTAGAGGTTTTGAGGCCTATTGGGAGATTCCTGCTGAAGAAAAAACCGCTGTCAAAGGACGATGGGTAAAAGCTCTTGGTAAGGATCTCTTCACCAAGGTCCGTTCCAAGTTAGGAGTCTTACCTATCCTGGCGGAGGATCTCGGCGAGATCACAGAGGAAGTTATTGAATTACGGGATTTCTTTGGTTTTCCTGGTATGAATGTTCTTCAGTTTGCCTTTGAAGGAAGCGCTTCCGATCCTGATGGACAGAATCCCTTTCTTCCTCATAATCATAACCCTAATGCTGTGGTATACACAGGCTCCCATGACAATGATACCACCAGAGGTTGGTATGATAAAGCTTGTGAAGCAGACAGGGATCACGTTAAGAGTTATTTTGTTTGTAATGACATGGATGTGGTCTGGGCCTTTGTACGGGCGGCCATTGCTTCTGTGTGCCAATATGCCATCATACCCATGCAGGATTTGCTCAACCTGGAGAGTGACTGCCGTATGAATCTTCCCGGTAAGTTGGGAGGCAACTGGGGTTGGCGAATGTATGAGGATCATATGCATCATGAATTAGCAGGAAGCATAAGATATCTTGTACAACTATATGGACGCTTACCTGAGTAA
- the sixA gene encoding phosphohistidine phosphatase SixA, with amino-acid sequence MKLIVVRHSEADTYHSRGDYYRELTQRGLDKVHQLGTFLQKQEPIDVIIHSPYMRASQTAKLLKEYVKSSHLYISPDLVPSSEIFDILDEINSHGEERIMLVGHNPHLSYLVTALDRQNKVYALGTATAVGLQFPHQVEAGAGQILFVKETN; translated from the coding sequence ATGAAACTCATTGTTGTCAGGCATAGTGAAGCAGATACATACCATTCCCGAGGCGATTATTATCGGGAACTAACCCAAAGGGGGCTAGATAAAGTCCATCAATTAGGGACCTTCCTTCAAAAGCAGGAACCTATCGATGTGATTATTCATAGTCCCTACATGAGAGCCAGTCAGACAGCGAAGCTTCTCAAGGAGTATGTTAAGTCATCCCATCTCTATATAAGTCCCGATCTGGTTCCTTCCTCTGAAATCTTTGATATCCTGGATGAGATTAATAGTCATGGGGAAGAGCGGATAATGCTGGTGGGACATAATCCTCACCTTAGCTATCTTGTAACTGCTCTTGATAGACAGAATAAGGTCTATGCTCTAGGAACGGCAACCGCAGTTGGTCTTCAATTCCCTCATCAAGTTGAGGCAGGAGCCGGCCAAATTCTATTCGTCAAAGAAACTAATTAG
- a CDS encoding EamA family transporter, with translation MFYLLLAIICSIILGHLFKVASKYHVPQSHVFVVNYLVATVTAYLLIRDPFVYSLPVVAMGTFVGVFFVLGFFLFSYNIKLQGVGLASIYMRLSALIPTIGSVILFHEQLGISQVIAIGLIFVGLLFAGSQLPWRNSTKEVRQALLWGIVLFIVVGLSDFSLKLKTELFSHVGSQNFLFYVFGAALLISLVWFVIERKRVTLVGILLGAVVGLFNFGSAQFLLVGLKSIPGMAAYPINGIGVILGSLLSGILIWQEKWYRHNFIFLGASLIGLYLLY, from the coding sequence ATGTTTTATCTACTCTTAGCCATTATCTGTTCCATCATATTAGGACATCTTTTCAAAGTGGCTAGTAAGTATCATGTTCCCCAATCTCATGTTTTCGTTGTTAATTATCTGGTTGCTACTGTAACCGCTTATTTATTAATCAGAGACCCTTTTGTCTATTCCCTTCCCGTTGTGGCTATGGGAACGTTTGTAGGTGTCTTTTTTGTTCTGGGGTTCTTCCTTTTTAGTTATAACATCAAGTTACAAGGTGTGGGACTGGCTTCTATCTACATGCGTTTATCTGCCCTTATTCCTACAATAGGATCGGTCATCCTGTTCCATGAGCAGTTAGGGATTTCTCAGGTGATCGCCATTGGTTTGATTTTTGTGGGATTACTCTTTGCCGGTTCTCAGCTTCCTTGGCGTAATAGTACAAAAGAAGTTCGTCAGGCACTCCTCTGGGGAATCGTACTATTCATTGTGGTAGGGTTGAGTGACTTTTCTCTTAAGCTCAAAACGGAACTCTTCTCTCACGTCGGTTCTCAGAACTTTCTTTTTTATGTCTTTGGGGCGGCCCTCCTGATCTCCCTGGTCTGGTTCGTTATAGAGCGAAAAAGGGTTACCCTGGTGGGAATTCTGTTAGGAGCTGTGGTTGGTTTATTTAACTTTGGATCGGCTCAATTCTTATTAGTAGGGTTAAAAAGCATACCAGGTATGGCCGCTTATCCCATTAATGGTATCGGAGTCATTCTGGGAAGTCTTCTCTCAGGAATCTTAATATGGCAGGAAAAATGGTATCGCCATAACTTTATCTTCCTTGGGGCCAGTCTGATAGGGCTTTATTTGTTATATTAA